gagaaagaggagagagagagagagagagagagaaagaggagagagagagagagagataatgtgaGAGTATGAGTAATAGAGGTatggagagaggtgagagagagagtatgagataCCTTTAATTTCTAAGTTTTTCTCACTTTTAATACGCGTTTGACTGCCCTAATAGATATCAGAAGGGAAGAAAACTTTCCTTCTGGGATAGTTTTTAACCCCTTCTGTCTTCTTCTGGGAAGAAAAACAGAAGGGAACTTTCTAAGTTAATGGAGAAGACTATATTTTTATATTGGGAATATTTAAGACTTCGAAAGTCTCGGTTTTGTAGGGTGTTGAAGTTTTGCTTATTTTTACAGCTTTTATTTGTCGTAGAGAGCATTAACTTTGGCATAGGAGAGGCATCGGCTGTAAAGTGACGCCATAAGAGGCACCATCTCTGAAGGGAACACCATAAGAGGCCTCATCTCTGAAGGGAATACCATAAGAGGCATCATCTCTGAAGGGAATACCATAAGAGGCATCATCTCTGAAGGGAATACCATAAGAGGCATCATCTCTGAAGGGAACACCATAAGAGGCATCATCTCTGAAGGGGACACCATAAGAGGCATCATCTCTGAAGGGATCACCATAAGAGGCATCATCTCTGAAGGGAATATCATAAGAGGCATCATCTCTGAAGGGAATACCATAAGAGGCATCATCTCTGAAGGGAACACCATAAGAGGCATCATCTCTGAAGGGGACACCATAAGAGGCATCATCCCTGAAGGGAACACCATAAGAGGCATCATCTCTGAAGGGAATACCATAAGAGGCATCATCTCTGAAGGGAACACCATAAGAGGCATCATCTCTGAAGGGGACACCATAAGAGGCATCATCTCTGAAGGGAACACCATAAGAGGCATCATCTCTGAAGGGAACACCATAAGAGGCATCATCTCTGAAGGGAATACCATAAGAGGCATCATCTCTGAAGGGAATACCATAAGAGCCATCATCTCTGAAGGGAATACCATAAGAGGCATCATCTCTGAAGGGGACACCATAAGAGGGATCATCTCTGAAGGGAATACCATAAGAGGCATCATCTCTAAAGGGAACACCATAAGAGGGATCATCTCTGAAGGGAACACCATAGGAGGCATCATCTCTGAAGGCTCACTACAAGGGCATCTAGAGGAGTCCACAACGGGAACACAAACTCGCCTAGACTCACGATAACACTAGAGAGTTTCAGGTTTGCATCTGAAGCGTGCATTTCaagaagaaaaatatataaaacatatTTATGGACTCGTATATGCGTTTAAAATCTTGGATAAAAAATGATAAACTAACCAAGATATATAATTTAAATAATCTTCTCACTTATCCCATCTACCAGACAAAAATATTTCAAGTACCTTTTTTTTAAGATATCAATTGTTTCGTAAGTTGGTATCAGAATCATGTTTTAATATTATGGTAAATATTGACCTCTCACATTAATCGTGTGAATGTTTCTCGCTATTCACATGTTTAATTTTAACACATTTGTTGTGACTTTCTGATCTTGActcatattttttttgtttctttgaCAGGTGAGTGCAAAGTGGGTTCCAGCTGACTTGTGTTTACATGTGGTCAGCTGATAGGATGGGAGGTAGGTTCCAGCTGACTTGTGTTTACATGTGGTCAGCTGACTGGAAGTGAGGTAGGTTCCAGCTGACTTGTGTTTACATGTGGTCAGCTGACTGGAAGTGAGGTAGGTTCCAGCTGACTTGTGTTTACATGTGGTCAGCTGACTGGATGTGAGGTAGGTTCCAGCTGACTTGTGTTTACATGTGGTCAGCTGACTGAATGCGAAGAGCGTTTTTGCTCTCTTTCTTTTGTTTACATCTCGTCAAATGGTTTATCGTTCTAGGTAAGTATAATTATGTTCTGTCAGTAATGAAAAAAATAGTGTTCCTGCCGgtttaaaattatttttttttttttgccaaggAAATTTGTTGTCAGGAACAAATACATTCTGAACTAGAAACGTGGCTATAAAATTATGTTGTCAGGCCAAAGCTTGCTCTCCAAAACATGTCAGCCAGCAATATTGCTGTCCAAACATGATGTCAGACAGAAATATTGCATCTAGGCTACAATGACATACGTTAGACGAGAGATATAAACATGGCCGACACATTGAAAAGTCTTTTGACGTTCTAACAAAAATAGAAAATACAAGTAAGGATTTTCCGAGATCAGTTGTAATTCTCACTTTTTTCTACATAACTgtgaatattaaaaatatataaagtataccAAAACACACAGAATATAATATTAAAGAAACTAAAAGCCTATTAAACAGTTTTGACGACGAAATCTATAAACAAACAATACAAACTCTTAAAGCAAGCAAGCAAACTGGTGACCTTACTTCGACTCAGACAGTCATAGGATGTAACATGCAAACATTTTCAACTTTTATTCTGTTTGAACACACATAATGGATCGGTTGTACCTCTtggctggtgtatggtgaggcagggagaggtggAACGGTGAAGGGAAAGGATAGGAAGGGAGGctggggaagaggagagagatggGGGATGAGAGATGTAGGAGAGGAAAATGAGAGAAATAAAGGGGGGTATGCCATGTTGTAATGGAAAAGGGGGAAAAATAAAGAGAAGGGCGAGAAAGTGGGGAAGactgagagagggagaaggaaagatgAGAGGAATgggaaagaagacagagaagaacttAAGGCAAGTGGACAAGCAGGAGAAGACTGAATAGGTAACAAGACTGAGAAACTGAATGTTTGACAAATCAGGAGAAAGAGCGGTAAGTGAGGACATTGAGAGGCGGTATAGCTGCTGATCCCACCTGTCCTCGAACCTCTGATGCTGAGTTTACCTTGCTCAGGTAACACCACTCAGCCATggctcctatgtgtgtgtgtgtgtgtgtgtgtgtgtgtgtgtgtgtgtgtgtgtgtgtgtgtgtgtgtgtgtgtgtgtgtgtgtgtgtgtgtgcgtgtgtgtgtgcttgtttgAATGTTATTTTGAattgaatgtgtgtgtgcgtgtgtgtgtgcttgtttgtAACTGCTAAACATTAGTtagcagttagtaacagttgattgatcgaCAGTtcagaagcgggccgaaagagcagagctcaacccccgcaaccacagctaggtgaatacaactaggtgaatacacacacacacacacacacacacacacacacacacacacacacacacacacacacacacacacacacacacacacacacacacacacacacacacacacacatcacttcaCAGCCTCTTTGAATTTCATTTTGACTTGATCCTCTATTTTCTGCACTGTCTTTCCCCCAAAGTTCATCCATTGCACTTTCTTGCTCTTACGTTATGTCCAATTCTGCACTTGACTCTCCATTCCCTGACCACTTGTCTTATGGTCATTGCTTTTAGTTCAGTCATTATAGACCTGGTCATTATAGATCACTGGCTCTTAGTGGAATTTCATGATCCAAGTTTTAGATGTCTTCCACATTCAGGGTGAAGATCTGGTCCAATTTACTTGGATTATTTCCTCGTCTTTCCACTGTGGCAACCTTTACATGTTTTGTTTCGAAGTTTATTTCCATAACTTCCAATTTTTTTATAATTGTATTCCAtatcaattgtgtgtgtgtgtgtgtgtgtgtgtgtgtgtgtgtgtgtgtgtgtgtgtgtgtgtgtgtgtgtgtgtgtgtgtgtgtactcacctaattgcgcttgcgggggttgagctttggctctttggtcccgcctctcaactgtcaatcaactgatgtacagattcctgagcctactgggctctatcatatctacatttgaaactgtgtatgaagtcagcctccaccacatcacttcctagtaggCAGTAGGCGAACCTACCTCCTCTTGGACGTAGGCTCGAATCTGAGGTTtggttaaggcagcgtctgggatgctctcggacgtaggtccgAATCCTCGTCAGAGCCCTTGTGGACATGTTTATATTTTGGACACCTTTTTTCCCTTAATCCTCAGGACGCTCCTGTCTACGTGTTTCTACTGTTGTTAATGAGAGATGAATGCAGTAATGAGTGAGATAAACTGTTGTGAGGCAGGAAGAGAGAGGCTGTGAGATTGGAAGAGATTGGAAGGTTGGAAGACTGGAAGAGCTTGCGGGAGACAGAGGGCCGAGAAGCACAGAGAGCCAGGGACacacagagagacatagagacagaGAGTTGTTGAGAGTCAGATAGCGTCTaagatgtagagagagagagagaggaggcggCGAGAAGCAGGTTAGGACTAAGAGCCATAGAGGGATCTGAGAGTCAGAGAGAACAGAAAGGCAGACGAGGgtcgagaggaagagggagattgAGTGtgcagagggaaggggggggggagaggggtaggGAGGTTGTGAGGAATGAGAGGGAGTGGTGGATTGTGGGACAGAGTGGGTTGAGTGGCAGAAAGGGCTGGGAGGCAACGGGgctgaacgagagagagagaaagagagagagagagtgagggagagagagggagggagagggagagagtgagagtgacacTAACGCCCCCCTGATCCCCTCTCAACTCTCCATCACGTACCCAAATTGACCACTTCACCTGGCTCAACTTTTCTATCGTGTTTTGAGCGGTTGGGAGGCGCAGAGTTCCCAGAAGTGATGGCTGAACGGCGTTACCCAAGCAAAGTAAACTCCGCATCACAGGTTCGAGGATACTGAGGATGCCTGGATATCGGCTCTCCGTATCTGAGACTTTCACATTTGCTCTTCATTTCTTATCGTTTTACTTTAATCTCTCAATTTCTGTGTCTTTCACTTCACCTTTCTGTCTGTCAATTTTACTGTCCGTCTGTCTGCTTGTCTTTGACACCCACTCTGACGTATTTTTCGCTTcagaaaatacaaaataaatccaGGAAAAGATTAGAGAAATACAAAATGGCTGGTTTCAGTGTTGAGGGGCCTGAGTTACAAGGAAAATACCGAGACGTTTTCAAGACTTAATACTTGATGTGAGCGAAGGGAACAttgaaacaacccagagactgaaATAAGTCACAGAAATACCAGGAAGAACTCCTACAGTGTACGACTCGTAAATAGATTGTGTTTGTTGAATGATTTTAGGCGATAAACATTCCAAAATGAAGATTTGATATGAAAAAGGAACGAATATAGGGTTATATTTTAATGTTCGTATATGTGGGGTTTACGTCAGCTTATCAAagacgtaatatatatatatatatatatatatatatatatatatatatatatatatatatatatatatatatatatatatatatatatatatatatatatatatatgtaggtgataatatatatgtatatatattatttacctAGAATAAAAATAAGGCCCTTGAGTAGCTCTCAAAATTGCTTATCAAATGGGCGCTAGTTTTGAGTGCTAAGTAAAGCAGATTAGTGCTGAGAACATCTAGAACGAGTATACTCGGAAACGATGCTGGACGTTCTTATAATTCCCAGTCTTGGCCAATGGCCAGGCTTGGCTTGTGGTACCTTGGTCCAATAGGCAATTTCTTGGAGCACTTCGTCGGGCATTGACGTCCCAATGAACCTCTCTTGTAGGGTACACGTTAAGGGGGATAATAGCCTTCAAGGGCACCGTTGGTCTCTATAAGGGTTTCCTATAGAAACACTAGCAAAGAATCGTTCAGGATCCTGAATACAACAGGTATCAGAATACTCGTGGAATATGGGGCCCTCGTCTCTGAAATACCAGCGATGCGAATTCCTGTATTTCTTTGACGAGAGTCTGTATCTCGTTAGTGAAATCGAAACCTTAGAAAAGCTTGATGTATGCAGCTAGACCGGTCCCGGAGATGAGAAGCTTGAAGTATGAGGACAAGCTAATGGAAACTCACATcactggaagagagaaggaaCAGGGAAGATGTGGCtatgtacacacatacacacacacacacacacacacacacacacacacacacacacacacacacacacacacacacacacacacacacacacacacacatacacacacacacacacacacacacacacacacacacacacacacacacacacacacacacacacacacacacacacttttttcaccttgatgcccctgataccaagcagtaaataggtacctgggagttagccagctgttacgggctgcttcctgggcgaaGCAAAGGCGGTAAAAAGGTGCAGTGGgggaaagagggaaggagagaccCTGGAAAGGAGCACATCCGAATACCCCTCCCGTAGTACATAATAATTTCCCCATTCCATTCACCATATGTTccatcccaaacctctctcccccAATCTTTTTCCTATCATATTGTCCCCTTTCTCCCTATTTAAATGTTCCCAGGTTAAAACTAAGTGTTACCCCCCATGAAGTGaagacttccccccccccccattttccaTCGCGAGGGGAGCGACGCGCCCGATCTAGTTACACTCTTGATAAGCTTTCATTACCTGTTTTCAAAGGTCAGTGTTGGATGGTAGTGAACAGATTATGCCGTCGTGGGAGATAGCATAAACGAGGAGAGGGAAGAGCCCGGGGAGGAAACAGGGAAGAGAAGAGGAAGCTGAGGAAAAAAGGGAGGcgagggaggaggagaagaaggagaaggagaagaaggaggaggaggaagggagaggaggaaatTTGAAGAATGATCATCCGCTCAGTGAAAATAATAATTGGATTATAACGTGAGTtataaggttgtgtgtgtgtgtgtgtgtgtgtgtgtgtgtgtgtgtgtgtgtgtgtgtgtgtgtgtgtgtgtgtgtgtgtgtgtgtgtatgtgtgtgtgtgtgtgtgtgtgtgtgggtgtgtgtgtgtgtgtgtgtgtgtgtgtgtgtgtgtgtgtgtgtgtgtgtgtgtgtgtgtgtgtgtgtgtgtgtatgtgtgtgtgtgtgtgtgtgtgtgtgtgtgtgggtgtgtgtgtgtgtgtgtgtgtgtgtgtgtgtgtgtgtgagtgtgtgtgtggagggggggggggaatagttagtagttagtaacagttgattgattgacagttgagaggcggggtgaaagagcagagctcatcccccagcaagcacaactaggtgaattacacacacacacacacacacacacacacacacacacacacacacacacacacacacacacacacacaaccttataACTCACGTTTTAATCCAATTATTATTTTCACTGAGCGGATGATCATTCTTCAaattcctcctctcccttcctcctcctccttcttctccttctccttcttctcctcctccctcgCCTCGCCTCTCTTTTCCTCACCTTCCTCTTCTCTTCCCTGTTTCCTCCCTGGGCTCTTCCCTCTCCTCGTTTATGCTATCTCCCACGGCGACATAATCTGTTCACTACCATCCAACACTGACCTTTGAAAACAGGTAATGAAAGCTTATCAAGAGTGTAACTAGATCGGGCGCGTCGCTCCCCTCGCGATGGAAAAAGAGGGGGGAAGTCTTCACTTCATGGGGGGGTTACACTTAGTTTTAACCTGGGAACATTTAAATAGGGAGAAAGGGGACAATATGACAGGAAAAAGATTGGGGGAGAGAGGTTTGGGGTGGAACAGATGGTGAGGGGAATGGGGAAATTATTATGTACTATGTGAGGGGTATTCGGATGtgctcccccccccttccagggGTCTTGATCGCATCTTCCCCATTCTTCTCACTCtcacaatctcccccccccctctctctttctttcccctTTCCCCATATCTTTCCGTCTCTCCTCTCTCCTGCCCTTCTTCAACTTTCTCCgataagatctctctctctcccaccctctccacTTTCCTCTCCTACTCTGCCCtaacatccctctctctctcccccctctctcacgcCTTCCCCCTATCTCCTCTATCTCTTTCACTTGtttctctcacctctcctcccctctttcccccaCTGCACCTTTTTACCGCCTTTGCTTCGCCCATCTTCAATCATCCCACCTCCCCtttcttctccttccttccttctcttcacCTCTCCTCTTTATCTCTTTGTCTCATGAATTcgcttttttattaacacatttaggtacatgtgcatttgtgcagctaccctagactatatgaaggggagtacagtgtgtcaaaaagctagctacgtgatgctaaaaaatccccatcacacaggatagtcatacagaggcacgtgataagTAGGCTTCACTGGCAAACTCCGAGtgaattatgaggatatcatcatcaacacaagagtgaataaggtagcagggatactaaaagtccccatctcgcaggatggttagtcatacagggccatatgtttagtagcctgcactggcaaattttgggtatactgtgaggatatcttcaagaacacgagagtgaataaagtaattgcaacgctccaggtacctcatgccaactggcctGAAAGGTCtagtaactgggcattcggtgatgtagtgcgggagatcatgccgcagttcctgctcacagagtttgcacctggagtgctcaggattgggagatccgtcacctgtagccacctgccacaggtaacggtaatccAACCTGATCCTagaaaccactgtgtcgcacagtctagtgggcgttttgtgctgcccataaatataggtttcagatctgaacaaatcatagattTTATAccggtgctttcaggtcgtttggagtcagtaatttctttcctgtcagacctgagtgtttggaacaatatagttttgagagtagggatggggatacctagatctaattcaacttcatctttgttacacgctaatttggctgcaatgtctgtctcattatgatgggttatattaatgtgtgaaggtatccatacaaaggagattcgagaccctttactctgtgtagCGATTggctcatttataattggtagcatgaggttcttgctgtcgatcttccaggagaagttttcgattgcttgaagagcagactttgaatctcagaatattattcctcctccaatgttttttaatgtgctggttgctaagtgtaatgctgctagttctgcttgtgaaaTCACTTTTCATCATTTTCGAGTGTAGAAGTCTAGGGTCTCTGCCAACCATATTTCACTATTGGCCGCGCTCTTCTCTTATAGGACCAGTAGGACCCACCCCGACCAGCGTCTGGCCTCCAtccttggacagacagacagacacacacacacacacacacacacacacacacacacacacgcaggcagTTTTTCTAATAGATAAgtaaaggaggggagagggattgGTTATCAAAATTATCAAGATAAACtggtgcagttgtcaaaataccaCATTCTTTAGTATCTTTCTCACTCCTCTTCACTTTTTGCACTCACTTCTTCTTTATaatcccccaccctccctctcctctacCCCTCCCTATCCTCTCTTTCTCTTACTCCTTATACTCTCTCCCACTCACACTccctttcctctctccctcccactccatattctctcccctctccctcccccactcacCTCTCCCCCTCCTAGCCACAGTGTACCGTCAGCATGTCAGGTCCTCCACCAGGAATCACTCCACTGGAGCGCGCACTCAACGATTCCCACTTCACAATATCCATTCGCTTCCCAGCCTCCATTACAGCTCTCCTGGCATCCTGGACTCCCAGTGAGAGCGAGTGTCCTTAACCGGAGGTTACAGCTGCAGCTTCTAATTACGTGGGGTTGACATGTTTGTATTTGGTTGTATATATCTCTAATGCAGAATTGAAATAAAGAAAAGGTATATTTTGTTTGTAATGTGTGGGGGCAGAATAGATGCGTATTGTTTTTTCC
The DNA window shown above is from Procambarus clarkii isolate CNS0578487 chromosome 21, FALCON_Pclarkii_2.0, whole genome shotgun sequence and carries:
- the LOC138367232 gene encoding adhesive plaque matrix protein-like — encoded protein: MEAGKRMDIVKWESLSARSSGVIPGGGPDMLTHKTPTRLCDTVVSRIRLDYRYLWQVATGDGSPNPEHSRCKLCEQELRHDLPHYITECPVTRPFRPVGMRDDPSYGVPFRDDASYGIPFRDDPSYGVPFRDDASYGIPFRDDGSYGIPFRDDASYGIPFRDDASYGVPFRDDASYGVPFRDDASYGVPFRDDASYGVPFRDDASYGIPFRDDASYGVPFRDDASYGVPFRDDASYGVPFRDDASYGIPFRDDASYDIPFRDDASYGDPFRDDASYGVPFRDDASYGVPFRDDASYGIPFRDDASYGIPFRDDASYGIPFRDEASYGVPFRDVPSFNPRSSRPSLLPLAAADQACFPSQQQTKPASPRSRPSLLPLAADQACFPSQQQTKPASPRSSRPSLLPLAAADQACFPSQQTKPASPRSSRPSLLPLAAADQAYFPSQQTKPASPRSSRPSLLPLAADQACFPSQQTKLASPRSSRQSLLPLAAADQACFPSQQTKPATYTAD